A DNA window from Buttiauxella agrestis contains the following coding sequences:
- the gpsA gene encoding NAD(P)H-dependent glycerol-3-phosphate dehydrogenase, which translates to MNSLNASMTVIGAGSYGTALAITLARNGHHVVLWGHDPKHLAVLQADRCNAAFLPDVPFPDTLHLESDLAKALAASRNILVVVPSHVFGEVLRQIKPLMRKDARIVWATKGLEAETGRLLQDVAREALGEEIPLAVISGPTFAKELAAGLPTAIALAATDETFAQDLQQLLHCGKSFRVYSNPDFIGVQLGGAVKNVIAIGAGMSDGIGFGANARTALITRGLAEMTRLGSALGADPETFMGMAGLGDLVLTCTDNQSRNRRFGMALGQGADVDSAQQKIGQVVEGYRNTKEVRELAARVGVEMPITEEIYQVLYCGKNAREAALTLLGRTRKDERNSG; encoded by the coding sequence ATGAACAGCCTTAATGCTTCAATGACTGTGATCGGTGCCGGTTCTTACGGCACCGCTCTTGCCATCACCCTGGCGCGGAATGGCCACCACGTCGTATTGTGGGGCCATGACCCTAAACATCTTGCTGTATTGCAGGCAGATCGCTGCAATGCTGCATTTCTTCCTGACGTTCCTTTTCCAGACACTCTTCACCTTGAAAGCGACTTAGCGAAAGCATTGGCTGCCAGCCGCAATATTCTGGTTGTCGTGCCGAGCCACGTTTTCGGCGAAGTGCTGCGTCAAATTAAGCCGCTTATGCGCAAAGACGCTCGTATCGTCTGGGCGACTAAAGGTCTGGAAGCTGAAACCGGACGTTTGCTACAAGACGTTGCGCGTGAAGCGTTAGGGGAAGAAATCCCATTGGCGGTGATTTCCGGCCCGACGTTTGCCAAAGAACTGGCAGCAGGTTTGCCAACGGCGATTGCACTGGCAGCAACGGACGAAACTTTTGCTCAGGATCTCCAGCAATTGCTGCATTGCGGCAAAAGCTTCCGTGTATACAGTAACCCGGATTTCATCGGCGTGCAGTTAGGTGGTGCGGTGAAAAACGTGATTGCGATTGGCGCGGGGATGTCTGACGGCATTGGCTTTGGTGCTAACGCTCGAACGGCATTGATCACGCGTGGCCTTGCGGAAATGACGCGTCTTGGCAGTGCCTTGGGTGCAGATCCTGAAACCTTTATGGGAATGGCAGGGCTAGGCGACCTGGTACTGACTTGTACCGATAACCAATCACGTAACCGTCGCTTCGGCATGGCGCTGGGGCAGGGTGCGGACGTGGATTCGGCACAGCAGAAAATCGGCCAGGTGGTTGAAGGTTATCGCAACACCAAAGAAGTTCGGGAGTTGGCGGCGCGTGTAGGCGTCGAAATGCCAATAACCGAGGAAATTTATCAGGTATTGTATTGCGGAAAAAACGCTCGCGAGGCAGCATTGACGTTGCTGGGTCGAACGCGCAAGGATGAACGGAACTCAGGCTAA
- the gpmM gene encoding 2,3-bisphosphoglycerate-independent phosphoglycerate mutase, protein MSVTKKPMVLVILDGYGHREEQQDNAILNAKTPVMDNLWAQRPHTLINASGLEVGLPEGQMGNSEVGHVNLGAGRIVYQDLTRLDVEIKERTFFANPTLTAAVDKAVAAGKAVHIMGLASAGGVHSHEEHILAMIELAAERGAEAIYLHAFLDGRDTPPRSAESSLKKFADKFAALGKGRVASLIGRYYAMDRDNRWDRVELAYDLLTLAQGEYQAETAVAGLEAAYARDENDEFVKPTVIRAEGEADAAMNDGDALIFMNFRADRARQITRTFVNADFDGFARKKVVNFGDFVMLTEYAADIKAACAYPPASLTNTFGEWMAKHDKTQLRISETEKYAHVTFFYNGGVEEPFAGEDRILINSPKVATYDLQPEMSSVELTEKLLAAINSGKYDTIICNYPNGDMVGHTGVYEAAIAAIEALDQCIAQVVTAVENVGGQLLITADHGNAEQMADPATGQAHTAHTSLPVPLIYVGSRNVKAVEGGKLSDIAPTMLNLMGMEIPQEMTGKPLFIVE, encoded by the coding sequence ATGTCAGTTACTAAAAAACCTATGGTTCTGGTGATTCTGGATGGCTATGGTCACCGCGAAGAGCAGCAGGATAACGCTATTCTGAATGCTAAAACCCCGGTTATGGATAACCTGTGGGCTCAGCGTCCACACACGTTGATCAACGCATCCGGCCTGGAAGTCGGTCTGCCAGAAGGCCAAATGGGTAACTCCGAAGTTGGCCACGTAAACCTCGGCGCAGGCCGTATTGTTTACCAGGATCTGACTCGTCTGGACGTTGAAATTAAAGAACGTACTTTCTTCGCAAACCCAACGCTGACTGCGGCAGTAGACAAAGCGGTTGCTGCTGGCAAAGCAGTACACATCATGGGTCTGGCATCAGCCGGTGGCGTTCACAGTCACGAAGAACACATTCTGGCAATGATTGAACTGGCCGCAGAGCGTGGCGCAGAAGCCATCTACCTGCACGCATTCCTGGATGGTCGTGACACACCGCCACGCAGCGCAGAATCTTCTCTGAAGAAATTTGCCGACAAATTCGCCGCTCTGGGCAAAGGCCGCGTCGCCTCCCTGATTGGCCGTTACTACGCTATGGACCGCGATAACCGTTGGGATCGCGTTGAACTGGCTTACGATCTGCTGACTCTGGCTCAAGGCGAATACCAGGCAGAAACTGCTGTTGCAGGTCTGGAAGCAGCATATGCTCGCGACGAAAACGATGAATTCGTTAAACCGACTGTGATCCGCGCAGAAGGCGAAGCGGATGCCGCAATGAACGACGGCGACGCGCTGATCTTCATGAACTTCCGTGCTGACCGCGCTCGTCAAATCACCCGTACTTTTGTTAACGCTGACTTCGACGGTTTTGCGCGTAAGAAAGTGGTTAACTTCGGCGATTTCGTGATGCTGACCGAATATGCAGCAGACATCAAAGCCGCTTGTGCTTATCCACCAGCTTCACTGACCAATACTTTCGGTGAGTGGATGGCGAAGCATGATAAAACTCAGTTGCGTATCTCCGAAACGGAAAAATATGCTCATGTGACCTTCTTCTATAACGGTGGCGTTGAAGAGCCGTTCGCTGGCGAAGACCGCATTCTTATTAACTCCCCGAAAGTTGCTACTTACGATTTGCAGCCGGAAATGAGTTCTGTAGAACTGACCGAAAAACTGCTGGCAGCTATCAACAGCGGCAAATACGACACCATCATTTGTAACTATCCAAATGGTGATATGGTCGGCCATACTGGTGTTTACGAAGCGGCTATTGCGGCAATCGAAGCGCTGGACCAGTGTATTGCTCAGGTTGTTACTGCGGTTGAAAATGTCGGTGGGCAATTGCTTATCACCGCGGACCACGGCAACGCAGAGCAGATGGCTGACCCGGCAACAGGCCAGGCGCACACTGCACACACCAGCCTGCCAGTTCCGTTGATTTATGTCGGTTCCCGTAACGTGAAAGCGGTTGAAGGCGGCAAGCTTTCTGATATCGCACCAACGATGCTGAACCTGATGGGGATGGAAATCCCGCAAGAGATGACTGGCAAGCCGCTGTTCATCGTGGAATAA
- the secB gene encoding protein-export chaperone SecB, translated as MSEQNNTEMAFQIQRVYTKDISFEAPNAPHVFQKDWQPEVKLDLDTASSQLADDVYEVVLRVTVTATLGEDTAFLCEVQQAGIFSIGGIEGPQMAHCLGAYCPNILFPYAREAITSLVSRGTFPQLNLAPVNFDALFMSYLQQQSGEGEGAENHQDA; from the coding sequence ATGTCAGAACAAAACAACACAGAAATGGCTTTCCAGATTCAGCGTGTTTACACCAAAGACATCTCTTTTGAAGCGCCGAACGCACCGCATGTATTCCAGAAAGACTGGCAGCCAGAAGTTAAACTGGATCTCGATACAGCTTCCAGCCAACTGGCAGATGACGTTTATGAAGTTGTGTTGCGTGTGACTGTGACCGCAACACTGGGCGAAGACACTGCATTCCTGTGCGAAGTTCAGCAGGCGGGTATCTTCTCCATCGGTGGGATCGAAGGTCCGCAGATGGCACATTGCCTGGGTGCGTACTGCCCGAACATTCTGTTCCCTTATGCACGTGAAGCAATCACTAGCCTGGTTTCTCGTGGCACCTTCCCGCAGCTGAACCTTGCACCGGTTAACTTCGATGCGCTGTTCATGAGTTATCTGCAGCAGCAATCTGGCGAAGGCGAAGGTGCTGAAAACCATCAGGATGCCTGA
- a CDS encoding glycosyltransferase → MSHPPIEVSVIIPVYNGEENIRQLVESVLAETRINLELIVINDGSTDKTREILNSIQDERLVIIEQPNSGVYIARNAGLAAHCGKWLILLDADDAITPDMIFNRYTKAEQHNCDVLICNGWRGNPGQKLAGWEVHRQQIYNRMISGFEWIKHAVKVREWPHYIWLQIVSSKYIKENNINFHVGTSHKDILWSTELALANGRFYISPEPDYYYSKNTSSITNHGRYYDPRAYSYIDIINKLINYAKSPEYAAVSRPLYIHALRETGHLSGLYRKKIKDRAAVRKSFHDHIRFTDLAKGVSGIHEAWFLIRLWFRLR, encoded by the coding sequence ATGAGTCATCCGCCGATAGAAGTCAGCGTTATTATCCCTGTCTACAATGGTGAAGAAAACATACGTCAGCTGGTCGAGAGTGTTCTCGCGGAAACGCGTATAAATTTAGAGCTTATTGTTATTAATGATGGCTCAACGGATAAGACACGCGAGATACTTAATTCAATTCAGGATGAAAGGTTGGTCATTATTGAGCAACCCAATAGCGGAGTCTATATTGCGCGCAATGCCGGGTTGGCAGCGCATTGTGGAAAGTGGTTAATTCTGCTGGATGCTGATGATGCCATCACACCCGACATGATTTTTAATCGCTACACTAAGGCTGAACAGCATAATTGTGATGTATTGATATGCAACGGCTGGCGCGGAAACCCCGGGCAGAAGTTGGCTGGATGGGAAGTTCATCGGCAACAAATTTACAACCGCATGATTTCCGGTTTCGAATGGATTAAACATGCTGTCAAAGTGCGAGAATGGCCGCATTATATTTGGTTGCAAATTGTAAGTTCGAAATATATTAAAGAAAATAATATTAACTTCCACGTAGGCACCAGTCATAAAGATATTTTATGGTCCACGGAGCTGGCTCTGGCTAATGGGCGATTTTATATTTCACCGGAACCAGATTATTACTATTCGAAGAACACATCTTCTATTACCAATCACGGTCGCTATTACGATCCTCGTGCTTATAGTTACATTGATATCATCAATAAGTTAATTAATTACGCAAAATCTCCTGAATATGCAGCCGTTAGTCGCCCGCTTTATATTCATGCTTTGAGAGAAACAGGGCACCTTTCAGGTCTTTACCGCAAGAAGATTAAAGATCGTGCTGCGGTTCGAAAGTCATTTCATGACCATATCCGCTTCACCGATTTAGCAAAAGGGGTCAGCGGAATTCATGAAGCCTGGTTTTTGATACGGCTGTGGTTCAGATTGCGTTAA
- the envC gene encoding murein hydrolase activator EnvC, producing the protein MRGKAIFSITWAVKTKLFSVRPMMYASVLSAGVLLCPSISHADDRAELKSIQQNIATQERAVRQQQQQRSTLLAQLQAQEKAIAEASRKLRDTQNTLAELNRQIDTMNASLAKLQKQQASQERNLAAQLDAAFRQGQHTGIQLILSGEESQRGQRLQAYFGYLNAARQETIEKLKQTKAEVDEQKASLESKQTEQQTLLYEQQAQQTKLESARNERKKTLSTLESSLQQDQQKLSEMRQNQSRLQGQIARAEAAAKARAEKEAREAEQVKTRQKEATSKGSTYKPTESERSLISRTGGLGAARGQAFWPVRGSILHRYGEQLQGELRWKGIVIAAGEGTEVKAIADGRVILADWLQGYGLVVVVEHGKGDMSLYGYNQSALVNVGTQVRAGQAIALVGNSGGQGRPSLYFEIRRQGQAVNPQPWLGR; encoded by the coding sequence ATGAGGGGAAAGGCGATTTTTTCAATAACATGGGCCGTGAAAACGAAGCTGTTTTCAGTCCGGCCTATGATGTACGCCAGCGTTTTAAGCGCTGGCGTATTGTTATGCCCCTCGATCAGCCATGCCGACGATCGCGCTGAGTTGAAATCTATTCAGCAGAATATTGCGACTCAAGAACGTGCGGTACGTCAGCAACAGCAACAACGCTCTACATTACTCGCTCAACTCCAGGCACAAGAAAAAGCTATCGCCGAAGCCAGCCGCAAGCTACGCGACACGCAAAACACGCTTGCTGAACTCAACCGCCAAATCGACACCATGAATGCTTCCCTCGCGAAACTGCAAAAACAGCAGGCCTCGCAGGAGCGCAATCTTGCAGCTCAACTTGATGCTGCTTTTCGCCAGGGCCAACATACCGGCATTCAGCTGATTTTAAGCGGCGAAGAAAGCCAGCGCGGGCAACGTTTGCAGGCATATTTTGGTTATCTGAACGCGGCGCGTCAGGAAACTATCGAAAAGCTTAAGCAAACGAAAGCTGAAGTTGATGAGCAAAAAGCCAGTCTGGAATCTAAGCAAACCGAGCAGCAGACCCTTCTCTACGAGCAACAAGCTCAGCAAACTAAGCTTGAAAGCGCGCGTAACGAGCGTAAGAAAACACTGTCTACTCTCGAGTCTTCTTTGCAGCAAGACCAGCAAAAACTGAGTGAAATGCGCCAGAACCAGTCGCGTCTTCAGGGGCAAATTGCCCGTGCGGAAGCCGCTGCGAAAGCGAGAGCTGAAAAAGAAGCCCGTGAAGCTGAGCAAGTTAAAACCCGCCAAAAGGAAGCGACCAGCAAAGGTAGCACCTATAAACCAACAGAAAGTGAACGTTCACTGATTTCGCGTACAGGTGGCCTCGGCGCTGCACGCGGACAAGCCTTCTGGCCGGTACGCGGGTCAATTTTGCATCGCTATGGCGAACAACTCCAGGGTGAGCTACGTTGGAAAGGGATAGTTATCGCTGCGGGTGAAGGCACTGAAGTTAAAGCCATTGCTGACGGACGTGTCATTCTCGCCGACTGGTTGCAGGGCTATGGCCTTGTCGTCGTGGTTGAGCATGGCAAAGGCGATATGAGTTTGTATGGTTACAACCAAAGCGCGTTGGTTAATGTGGGTACACAAGTTCGCGCCGGCCAGGCGATTGCACTGGTGGGCAACAGTGGTGGTCAGGGCCGCCCGTCACTTTATTTTGAAATTCGTCGCCAGGGCCAGGCCGTCAATCCACAACCGTGGTTGGGAAGATAA
- the cpxA gene encoding envelope stress sensor histidine kinase CpxA produces MISSLTARIFAIFWLTLALVLMLVLMLPKLDSRQMTELMENEQRQGIMIEQHVEAELENDPPNDLMWWRRLFRAIDKWAPPGQRLLLVTSEGRVIGAQRNEMQIIRNFIGQSDNADHPQKKKYGRVELVGPFSVRDGEDNYQLYLIRPASNSQSDFINLLFDRPLLLLIVTMLVSSPLLLWLAWSLAKPARKLKNAADEVAQGNLRQHPELESGPQEFLAAGASFNQMITALERMMTSQQRLLSDISHELRTPLTRLQLGTALLRRKAGESKELERIETEAQRLDGMINDLLVMSRNQQKNALASETMKANQIWSEVLDNAAFEAEQMGKSLEVTYPPGPWLMYGNPNSLESALENIVRNALRYSHTKIAVNFSVDNQGITITVDDDGPGVSPEDREQIFRPFYRTDEARDRESGGTGLGLAIVETAVQQHRGWVKADDSPLGGLRLVLWLPLYHR; encoded by the coding sequence ATGATAAGTAGCCTTACCGCGCGTATTTTTGCCATCTTCTGGTTAACGTTGGCGTTAGTGCTGATGCTAGTACTGATGCTGCCTAAACTGGATTCGCGTCAAATGACCGAATTGATGGAAAATGAGCAACGTCAAGGCATCATGATTGAACAGCATGTCGAAGCGGAACTTGAAAACGATCCACCCAATGACCTGATGTGGTGGCGTCGCTTATTCCGGGCCATCGATAAATGGGCACCACCGGGGCAGCGTTTGTTACTCGTGACCAGCGAAGGGCGAGTTATTGGCGCCCAGCGCAATGAAATGCAGATAATCCGTAACTTTATCGGTCAGTCTGATAACGCCGATCATCCGCAAAAGAAAAAGTATGGCCGCGTAGAATTAGTGGGTCCCTTCTCGGTACGTGATGGTGAAGATAACTACCAGCTCTACCTGATTCGCCCCGCAAGTAACTCCCAATCTGATTTTATTAACCTACTGTTTGATAGACCTTTACTGTTACTCATTGTCACAATGCTGGTCAGTTCACCGCTGCTGTTATGGCTGGCGTGGAGTCTGGCAAAACCTGCACGTAAATTGAAAAATGCTGCCGATGAGGTGGCGCAGGGGAATTTGCGTCAACATCCTGAACTCGAATCCGGACCGCAAGAATTTCTCGCGGCCGGTGCCAGTTTTAACCAGATGATTACCGCGCTGGAAAGAATGATGACGAGCCAACAAAGGCTGTTGTCTGATATTTCCCATGAACTGCGTACACCGTTAACCCGTCTGCAATTGGGCACGGCTTTGCTGCGCCGTAAAGCGGGTGAAAGCAAAGAGCTTGAGCGTATTGAAACCGAAGCTCAGCGCCTGGACGGCATGATCAACGACCTGCTGGTGATGTCGCGTAATCAGCAAAAAAATGCGCTGGCAAGCGAGACGATGAAAGCCAATCAAATCTGGTCCGAAGTGCTGGATAACGCAGCCTTTGAAGCCGAACAGATGGGTAAATCATTAGAAGTCACTTACCCGCCTGGCCCATGGTTGATGTACGGTAATCCCAACTCGCTGGAAAGCGCGCTGGAGAATATTGTTCGCAACGCCTTACGCTACTCGCATACGAAAATAGCTGTTAATTTCTCCGTTGATAATCAAGGGATTACTATCACGGTTGACGATGACGGCCCAGGCGTTAGCCCGGAAGATCGTGAGCAAATATTCCGTCCTTTCTATCGCACAGACGAAGCGCGCGATCGCGAATCTGGCGGAACAGGGCTGGGATTAGCGATTGTAGAAACGGCTGTTCAGCAGCATCGTGGTTGGGTGAAAGCTGACGACAGCCCGTTAGGCGGGTTGCGGCTGGTTCTTTGGCTGCCGCTCTATCATCGTTAA
- the cysE gene encoding serine O-acetyltransferase: MSSEELDLVWNNIKAEARALADCEPMLASFYHATLLKHENLGSALSYMLANKLASPIMPAIAIREVVEEAYAAEPQMIASAACDIQAVRTRDPAVDKYSTPLLYLKGFHALQSYRIGHWLWKEGRRALAIFLQNQVSVSFQVDIHPAAKIGCGIMLDHATGIVIGETAIVENDVSILQSVTLGGTGKTSGDRHPKIREGVMIGAGAKILGNIEIGRGAKIGAGSVVLQPVPPHTTAAGVPARIVGKPESDMPAIDMDQHFNGANSGFEYGDGI; encoded by the coding sequence ATGTCGTCTGAAGAACTGGATCTGGTGTGGAACAACATTAAAGCCGAAGCGCGAGCGCTTGCCGATTGTGAACCGATGTTGGCCAGTTTTTATCACGCAACTCTCCTCAAGCACGAAAACTTAGGCAGTGCGCTGAGCTATATGCTCGCCAATAAACTTGCTTCCCCGATTATGCCCGCTATCGCGATTCGTGAAGTTGTCGAAGAAGCTTACGCGGCAGAACCACAAATGATTGCCTCCGCCGCTTGCGATATTCAGGCCGTGCGCACCCGTGACCCGGCGGTCGATAAATATTCTACTCCGCTGTTATACCTGAAAGGTTTTCATGCGCTGCAATCTTACCGCATCGGTCACTGGCTGTGGAAAGAGGGCCGCCGCGCGTTAGCGATTTTCCTGCAAAACCAGGTTTCAGTCTCGTTCCAGGTCGATATCCACCCGGCGGCGAAAATTGGTTGTGGGATCATGCTCGATCACGCCACCGGCATTGTGATCGGTGAAACGGCTATCGTTGAAAACGATGTGTCGATTTTGCAGTCGGTAACGCTGGGTGGTACGGGCAAAACCAGTGGCGATCGCCACCCTAAAATTCGTGAAGGCGTGATGATTGGTGCCGGAGCAAAAATCCTCGGCAACATTGAAATTGGGCGCGGCGCGAAAATTGGCGCAGGTTCTGTGGTGTTACAACCAGTGCCGCCTCATACCACGGCGGCTGGGGTTCCTGCGCGCATTGTTGGCAAGCCCGAAAGCGATATGCCTGCCATTGATATGGATCAGCACTTTAACGGAGCCAACAGTGGCTTCGAATACGGCGACGGAATCTAG
- the trmL gene encoding tRNA (uridine(34)/cytosine(34)/5-carboxymethylaminomethyluridine(34)-2'-O)-methyltransferase TrmL, with amino-acid sequence MLNIVLFEPEIPPNTGNIIRLCANTGFRLHIIEPTGFGWDDKRLRRAGLDYHEFAAVNRHKDYDAFLEAENPQRIFALTTKGTPAHSAVSYQDGDYLVFGPETRGLPATILDALPAEQKIRIPMMPDSRSMNLSNAVSVVVYEAWRQLGYPGAVLRS; translated from the coding sequence ATGCTAAATATCGTGTTGTTTGAACCTGAAATCCCACCAAATACCGGGAATATCATCCGTCTTTGTGCCAATACCGGCTTCCGGTTGCACATTATCGAGCCGACAGGCTTTGGCTGGGATGATAAGCGTCTTCGTCGCGCAGGACTGGATTATCACGAGTTCGCCGCTGTTAACCGCCATAAAGACTATGATGCTTTTCTGGAAGCAGAAAACCCGCAGCGAATCTTTGCGTTGACCACAAAGGGAACGCCTGCGCACAGTGCTGTAAGTTATCAGGATGGGGATTATTTGGTGTTTGGCCCGGAGACGCGTGGCCTACCAGCAACGATTCTTGATGCTCTGCCAGCTGAGCAAAAAATCCGTATTCCAATGATGCCGGACAGCCGCAGTATGAATTTATCGAACGCCGTATCGGTGGTGGTATATGAAGCGTGGCGCCAGTTGGGTTATCCCGGCGCCGTTCTGAGAAGCTAG
- a CDS encoding rhodanese-like domain-containing protein, whose product MQEIMQFISRHPILSLAWVGLLAAVLFMTFKGLTSKVKVITRGEATRLINKEDAVVVDVRSRDDYRKGHIANSLNVLPADIKSGNFGELEKHKAQPVIVVCGNGVSSQESAALLTKAGFEQVTLLKEGIAGWSGENLPLVRGK is encoded by the coding sequence ATGCAAGAAATTATGCAATTCATTAGTCGCCATCCCATACTTAGTCTGGCGTGGGTTGGCTTACTGGCCGCCGTACTTTTCATGACCTTTAAAGGCTTAACCTCTAAAGTTAAAGTCATCACCCGTGGTGAAGCGACACGCCTGATCAACAAAGAAGATGCTGTTGTGGTTGACGTGCGTTCGCGTGATGACTATCGCAAAGGCCATATCGCTAACTCATTGAACGTGTTGCCTGCTGACATTAAAAGTGGCAATTTCGGTGAGCTGGAAAAACATAAAGCGCAACCGGTGATCGTGGTTTGTGGCAACGGTGTTTCTTCTCAAGAATCAGCAGCGCTGCTGACCAAAGCTGGTTTCGAGCAAGTCACTTTGCTGAAAGAAGGGATTGCTGGCTGGAGCGGGGAAAACCTGCCGTTGGTTCGCGGTAAATAA
- the grxC gene encoding glutaredoxin 3, which translates to MANIEIYTKATCPFCHRAKDLLKSKGVAFQELAIDGDAVKREEMIKRSGRTTVPQIFIDAQHIGGCDDLYALDARGGLDPLLR; encoded by the coding sequence ATGGCGAATATTGAAATCTACACCAAAGCAACCTGTCCGTTTTGCCATCGTGCAAAAGACCTGCTGAAAAGCAAAGGGGTCGCGTTTCAGGAATTAGCGATTGATGGCGATGCCGTTAAGCGTGAAGAGATGATTAAACGCAGTGGGCGCACCACAGTGCCGCAGATTTTTATTGACGCACAGCACATTGGTGGTTGCGATGACTTGTACGCACTCGATGCTCGTGGTGGACTCGATCCCCTGCTGCGCTAG
- a CDS encoding divergent polysaccharide deacetylase family protein, with the protein MLQFRRVSFFFVSTLMLAAPVYAGKLAIVIDDFGYRPAQENKVIALPANISVAVLPNAPHAREMATKAHNAGHEVLIHLPMAPLSKQPLEKDTLRPDMSSGEIERIIREAVNDVPFAVGLNNHMGSAMTSSLFGMQKVMQALGQYNLYFLDSMTIGNSQSMRAAAGTNVKVIKRKVFLDDTQNEADIRFQFNRAVELARRNGSAIAIGHPHPTTVRVLQQMVYNLPADITLVRPSSLLNEPQVDTSRPNNTRPTAPGKPVEQPRNPFKGVNLCKPKQPLQPIYATTFFTVLSESISQSQLLKYMQHQWQGWDSTVKKS; encoded by the coding sequence TTGCTTCAATTCCGTCGTGTGTCTTTCTTTTTCGTCAGCACACTTATGCTGGCAGCTCCCGTTTACGCCGGAAAACTGGCAATAGTGATAGATGACTTCGGTTATCGCCCCGCGCAAGAAAACAAAGTTATCGCCCTGCCTGCCAACATTTCGGTCGCAGTTTTACCCAACGCTCCTCACGCCCGTGAAATGGCCACTAAGGCGCATAACGCCGGGCATGAAGTCCTGATTCATTTGCCGATGGCACCACTGAGTAAACAGCCGCTGGAAAAGGACACGCTGCGCCCGGATATGAGCAGCGGTGAAATCGAACGCATCATCCGCGAAGCGGTGAATGATGTTCCCTTTGCCGTGGGCCTCAATAACCACATGGGTAGTGCGATGACATCCAGCCTGTTTGGCATGCAGAAGGTTATGCAGGCGCTGGGGCAATATAATCTTTATTTTCTCGATAGCATGACGATTGGCAACAGCCAGTCGATGCGTGCGGCGGCAGGCACTAACGTCAAAGTTATCAAACGCAAAGTGTTCCTCGACGACACACAAAACGAAGCGGATATTCGTTTCCAGTTTAATCGTGCCGTTGAACTGGCGCGCCGAAATGGCTCTGCGATTGCCATCGGCCATCCGCATCCAACGACCGTTCGCGTACTGCAACAAATGGTCTATAACCTACCTGCGGATATTACGCTGGTGCGCCCGAGCAGTTTGCTCAATGAGCCTCAGGTTGATACTTCAAGGCCTAATAACACGCGCCCAACTGCACCGGGGAAACCTGTTGAGCAACCGCGTAACCCATTCAAAGGCGTGAACCTTTGCAAGCCTAAACAACCGTTGCAACCGATCTATGCAACCACGTTCTTCACGGTGTTAAGTGAAAGCATCAGCCAAAGCCAGTTGCTGAAATACATGCAGCACCAATGGCAAGGCTGGGATTCAACTGTCAAGAAAAGCTAA